The Caulobacter sp. FWC2 region CTTGACCCGCAGGCGGGCGCCGTACGGCGGCTTGTAGGTTTCGCGCTCCTTGCCGTCGACCAGCACGCTGACCGAGGTGTTGCGGCTCATGATGACCAGCGCGCCGTCGGCGCCAATAACGGTCGGGCCGATCACGCGGACCGTACCCTCGTTGGAGGCTTCGAAGAACGACTGCTCGGCCACCTGGGCGGTGCCGCCGATGTGGAACGTACGCATGGTCAGCTGCGTGCCGGGCTCACCGATCGACTGGGCGGCGATGACGCCGACCGCTTCGCCGATGTTCACCGGGGTGCCGCGGGCCAGGTCGCGACCATAGCAGGCGCCGCAGACGCCGACCTTGGCTTCGCAGGTCAGGACCGAGCGGACCTTCACCGACTGGACGACCGCCGCCTCGATGGCGTCGGCGATGTTCTCGTCGACATAGGTGTCGGCCGGAACCACCAGCTCGCCGGTGCTCGGGTTCTTGACGTCCTCGGCCGTGAAGCGACCCAGGACGCGCAGACCCAGCGAGACCAGGACGTCACCGCCCTCGACGACGGCGCGCAGGGTGATGCCCCGCGTGGTGCCGCAGTCTTCCTCGACGATGATGCAGTCCTGCGCGACGTCGACCAGACGACGGGTCAGGTAACCCGAGTTGGCCGTCTTCAGCGCGGTGTCGGCCAGACCCTTACGGGCGCCGTGGGTGGAGTTGAAGTACTCCTGAACGGTCAGGCCTTCCTTGAAGTTCGAGACGATCGGGGTCTCAATGATCTCGCCGGAGGGCTTGGCCATCAGGCCGCGCATGCCGCCCAGCTGCTTCATCTGAGCTTGCGAACCACGAGCGCCGGAGTGGGCCATCATGTAGATGGCGTTGATTTCCTTCTCGCGGCCGTTCTCGTCCTTATGCTTCGTCTGAAGCTCGGCCATCATCTCGTCGGCGACGCGGTCGGTCGCCTTGGCCCAGGCGTCAACGACCTTGTTGTACTTCTCACCCTTGGTGATCAGGCCGTCGGCGTACTGTTGCTCGTACTCTTCGGCCAGCGAGCGGGTTTCGGCGACGATCGCCTCCTTCCGCTTCGGGATGATGATGTCGTCCTTGCCGAAGGAGATGCCGGCCTTGGCGGCTTCCTTGAAGCCCAGACCCATGATCTTGTCGGCGAAGATGACCGTCGCCTTCTGACCGCAGTGGCGGTAGACGATGTCGATCAGATTGCCGATTTCCTTCTTGGTCAGCGCCTTTTCAATCAGGCGGTGGCCAATCTGCGGGTGGTGCGGCAGCAGGGCGGCGATCTTCATGCGGCCCGGCGTGGTGTCGATCACCTTGCGCAGCAGCTTGCCTTCCGGAGTCATCTCGGTGTGGCGCGCCTTGATCTTGGCGTGCAGCGAGACGACGCCGGCGTCCATGGCGGCTTCGATTTCACCCAGGTCGGCGAAGATCTTGCCTTCGCCCGGCTCACCCTCGCGGGCGACCGACAGGTAGTACAGACCCAGGACGATGTCCTGCGACGGCACGATGATCGGGCGACCGTTGGCGGGCGACAGGATGTTGTTGGTCGACATCATCAGGACGCGCGCTTCCAGCTGAGCTTCCAGGCTCAGCGGGACGTGCACGGCCATCTGGTCGCCGTCGAAGTCGGCGTTGAACGCGGCGCAGACCAGCGGGTGCAGCTGGATGGCCTTGCCCTCGATCAGCTTCGGCTCGAACGCCTGGATGCCCAGACGGTGAAGCGTCGGCGCGCGGTTCAGCATGACCGGGTGCTCGCGGATGACCTCTTCGAGGATGTCCCACACCTGCGGCTGCTCGCGCTCGACCATGCGCTTGGACTGCTTGACGGTGCCCGACAGGCCCTTGGCGTCCAGGCGCGCGTAGATGAACGGCTTGAACAGCTCCAGAGCCATCTTCTTGGGCAGGCCGCACTCGTGCAGCTTCAGCTCGGGACCGACCACGATGACCGAACGGCCCGAATAGTCGACGCGCTTGCCCAGCAGGTTCTGACGGAAGCGGCCTTGCTTACCCTTCAGCATGTCGGCCAGCGACTTCAGCGGGCGCTTGTTGGCGCCCGTGATGACGCGACCGCGACGGCCGTTGTCGAACAGGGCGTCGACCGACTCCTGCAGCATCCGCTTTTCGTTGCGGATGATGATGTCGGGGGCGCGCAGCTCGATCAGGCGCTTCAGGCGGTTGTTACGGTTGATGACCCGGCGATACAGGTCGTTCAGGTCCGAGGTCGCGAAGCGGCCGCCGTCCAGCGGCACCAGCGGACGCAGTTCCGGCGGGATGACCGGAACGACCGTCAGCACCATCCACTCGGGACGGTTGCCCGACTCCTGGAAGGCTTCCAGGATCTTCAGGCGCTTGCTGAACTTCTTCTGCTTCATGTCCGAGACGGTGCCGGACAGTTCCTCGCGCAGACGCTCGGCCTCTTTCTCGAGGTCGATGGCCTTCAGCAGGTTCTGAACCGCTTCAGCGCCGATTTCGGCGGTGAAGCTGTCGTCGCCGTACTCTTCCTGAGCGCGCATGTAGTCGTCTTCGCTGAGCAGCTGGTGCAGCTTCAGCGGGGTCAGGCCCGGCTCGGTGATGATGTAGTATTCGAAGTACAGGACGCGCTCGATGTCCTTCAGCGGCATGTCGAGCATCATGGCGATACGCGACGGCAGCGACTTCAGGAACCAGATGTGGGCGACCGGCGAGGCCAGTTCGATGTGGCCCATGCGCTCGCGACGGACGCGGGCCAGGGTGACTTCGACACCGCACTTTTCGCAGATGATGC contains the following coding sequences:
- the rpoC gene encoding DNA-directed RNA polymerase subunit beta', which translates into the protein MNQEVLNIFNPVQAAPTFDQIRISLASPEKIRSWSFGEIKKPETINYRTFKPERDGLFCARIFGPTKDYECLCGKYKRMKYKGIICEKCGVEVTLARVRRERMGHIELASPVAHIWFLKSLPSRIAMMLDMPLKDIERVLYFEYYIITEPGLTPLKLHQLLSEDDYMRAQEEYGDDSFTAEIGAEAVQNLLKAIDLEKEAERLREELSGTVSDMKQKKFSKRLKILEAFQESGNRPEWMVLTVVPVIPPELRPLVPLDGGRFATSDLNDLYRRVINRNNRLKRLIELRAPDIIIRNEKRMLQESVDALFDNGRRGRVITGANKRPLKSLADMLKGKQGRFRQNLLGKRVDYSGRSVIVVGPELKLHECGLPKKMALELFKPFIYARLDAKGLSGTVKQSKRMVEREQPQVWDILEEVIREHPVMLNRAPTLHRLGIQAFEPKLIEGKAIQLHPLVCAAFNADFDGDQMAVHVPLSLEAQLEARVLMMSTNNILSPANGRPIIVPSQDIVLGLYYLSVAREGEPGEGKIFADLGEIEAAMDAGVVSLHAKIKARHTEMTPEGKLLRKVIDTTPGRMKIAALLPHHPQIGHRLIEKALTKKEIGNLIDIVYRHCGQKATVIFADKIMGLGFKEAAKAGISFGKDDIIIPKRKEAIVAETRSLAEEYEQQYADGLITKGEKYNKVVDAWAKATDRVADEMMAELQTKHKDENGREKEINAIYMMAHSGARGSQAQMKQLGGMRGLMAKPSGEIIETPIVSNFKEGLTVQEYFNSTHGARKGLADTALKTANSGYLTRRLVDVAQDCIIVEEDCGTTRGITLRAVVEGGDVLVSLGLRVLGRFTAEDVKNPSTGELVVPADTYVDENIADAIEAAVVQSVKVRSVLTCEAKVGVCGACYGRDLARGTPVNIGEAVGVIAAQSIGEPGTQLTMRTFHIGGTAQVAEQSFFEASNEGTVRVIGPTVIGADGALVIMSRNTSVSVLVDGKERETYKPPYGARLRVKDGDLVKRGQRLGDWDPYTTPIITEVAGKIRAEDLVDGLSIREEVDEATGIAQRVIADWRTSARGSDLRPAMGVLSEDGSYKRLSNGGEARYLLSAGAILSVADGDEVKPGEVIARIPTEGAKTRDITGGLPRVAELFEARRPKDCAVIAEMDGRVEFGKDYKNKRRIKITPDVDADGNQAEAVEFLIPKGKHIAVHDGDFISKGEYIIDGNPDPHDILRILGVEALANFLVDEIQEVYRLQGVPINDKHIETIVRQMLQKVEILEPGDTGLIKGDHLDKPEFDKEQDKAVARGGRPAVTQPVLLGITKASLQTKSFISAASFQETTRVLTEASVHGKTDTLEGLKENVIVGRLIPAGTGSYLRSLQRVAAKRDEQLAQQREEAMEPLPAEIALADAE